The window GATCCAGCCCCGCCGCCACGGCCATGCCGAGACCGGCGGAAATGGAGGTGGAGGAATGGCCCGCGCCGAAATCGTCATAGTCACTTTCCGCACGACGCGTGAAACCGGAAAGCCCGCCTTCCTGGCGCAGCGTGCGAATGCGGTCGCGCCGGCCAGTGAGGATTTTATGCGGATAACATTGGTGTCCGACATCGAAGATCAGCCGGTCTTCCGGCGTGTTGAAGACCTTGTGAATGGCAATCGTCAATTCCACCACGCCAAGGCCGGCACCCAGATGGCCACCGGTCTTCGACACCGCGTCGATCATCTCGTCGCGCAGTTCCCGTGCCAGTTCCGGCAGGTCGCGATCGTCGATCTCCTTGAGATCGGAGGGGAAATTCACCCGGTCGAGCAGTGGGGTCTGGGGCATTCCGGTCAATCGTTCGGCCTTTTCTCGTGGTCAGCAGGGGGCACCGGAGCGGCTTTCATGGTGAAAGCCGACGGTCCACTCCTGCATGTCGTACACTTCTATAGAATTTCAACCTTCCGGCAAAGGGACAAACTCTTCTTCGTCGCCGGGAACGATATCGAAGCGTCCGGTTCTCCACTCCTGTTTGGCCTGCTCTATGCGTTCTTTTGATGACGAAACGAAGTTCCACCAGATGTAGCGGCGTTGATTGAGCGCCGCCCCGCCGAAGATCATGATGTGACAGCCATTGCTGCCGGCCTGCAACGTGATGTCGTCGCCCGGCCGGAAGACGAGCAGCTGGTCGGCGGCGAAAATATCACCCGCGACATCCAGAGAACCGGACAGAATATAGATCGCCCGTTCCTCATGATCGGCGGAGAAGGGAAATTTCACCCCCGGTTCCAGCGTCAGATCGACATAAAGCGTATCGGTAAAGGCCGAAACCGGGGAGGTGAGGCCTTCGAATTCGCCGATCACCACGCGGCCGGACGCGCCCTTGATATCGATCAGAGGCATGTCTTCCTTGGCCGTATGGGCAAAGGCCGGGTCGATTTCTTCCATGTGGTCCGGCAGGGCAAGCCATGTCTGCAGTCCGGACATGGAAAGCGGGTGGCCACGCAGGTTTTCCGGCGTGCGTTCCGAATGCACGATGCCACGCCCGGCCGTCATCAGGTTGATATCGCCGGGGCGGATGACAAGTTCGGTGCCGAGACTGTCCCGGTGCTTGATTTCGCCGTCGAACAGATAGGTAACGGTGGAAAGTCCGATATGCGGATGCGGCTTGACGTCGAGCGCCTCACCCGCCTTCAGGATCGCCGGGCCCATGCGGTCGAAAAAGATGAACGGTCCCACAAGCCGCCGCTGCCGGGTCGGCAGGGCACGGCGCACGGCAAAGCCGCCAATATCGCTCGTGCGGGGAATGATCAGGTTTTCGATGGCATCGCAGGCAAAAGCATCACCCGCGACGGGATCGTTGCCGGGAAAGAAGGACATCGCAAGCTCCTCGTATCGTCTGGCGGGAGTTTAGCATAACCGAGCGGGAGGGGGAGTATCGGGATGTCGAACGCTGTGTTTGTGCATTGTCACCGGTTGCGCGGGAGAGAGTTGAACGTGGCTTGACCTACAGCCTCCCTCATTCCTGTGCTTGTCACAGGAATCCAGCCGACGCGCGTCTGCGCGGCGATAAGAGTCTTTTCAGCCCAAGGACTTGGTCTGACTAGATTCCTGTGACAAGCACAGGAATGAGGAAGGGGAAAATCACTCCCCGTCGAGCGCCTCCACACCCTGCGGCTTGCCCGCACGATCGAGACGGATTTTCTCGATTCGCTTTTCGGCAGCGTTCAACAGCGTCTCGCAATGCTTCTTCAGGGCTTCGCCGCGCTCATAAATGGCGATGGATTCGTCCAGCGCCACGTCTCCGCGCTCCAGCCGTGCGACAATGCTTTCCAGCTCGGCGACGGCCTTTTCGAAGGAATAACCGCTGACATCGGCTGTGTTGGCATTTTCCGTCATGTTCAACCCTTCATCATTCTCAAAATATGCATGGCCGCCGATTCCGCCAGCCCTTCCAGATCATAACCGCCTTCAAGCAGGCTGACGACCCGGTTCGAGGCGTATTTGTCCGCCATTTCCAGCAGCCGCCCCGTCGCCCAGTCGAAATCCTCACCGACCAGATTGATCTGCGCCAAGGGATCGCGGTGATGCGCATCGAAACCGGCGGAGATGAGGATGAGATCGGGCGAGAAATCGGCAATGGCTGGCAACACGCGGGATTTGAAGGCCTCGCGGAAATATTCGCTGCCGGTGTTGGGCGAAAGCGGCGCGTTGACGATATTGTTCTTCACGCCGGTTTCGTTTTTGTCGCCGCTCCACGGGTAAAGCGGCATCTGGTGGGTGGAACAGAACAGCACGGATGTGTCGTTCCAGAAGATATCCTGCGTGCCGTTACCGTGATGCACGTCCCAGTCGATGATGGCGACGCGTTCCGCGCCGTGCGCCTTCTGGGCATGGCGGGCGGCAATGGCCACATTGTTGAAAAGGCAGAAGCCCATGGCCTTTGCGGTTTCCGCATGATGGCCGGGCGGGCGGGCCGCGACGAAGACATTGTCGGCAGCGCCGGTAAACACGTCATCCACCGCCGCCATGGCCGCACCGATGCCGGTCAGCGCCGCCTGCAGGCTTTTTTGCGAAACGTAAGTGTCGGCCTCGACGCGGTTGATCTCGCCATCCTCTTCGGGGATCTGCCGCATGATGGCAAGCAGATGCTCCTCCGGATGAACCAGCAGCACCGCATCCTCATTGGCCTGCGGGGCTTCTTTGCGTTCCAGCCGCTCGAAATTCGGATGTTCAAGCGCGATGTTCAGCGACCGCAGGCGGTCCGGCCGCTCGGGGTGGCCGGATGGCGTGATATGCTCCAGGAAGATCGGATGTTCGTATAAACGCGTCGCCATTCTTTTCCTCCCGAAGAAAGTCTGTTCAGACGCGCTGCGGCAGAAGCGGATAACCGGCCATCACGGCGCGGCCGGCAAGTGCGGCAAGCACGGCCTTCAGCGCATCGCCCGGAATGAAGGCGAGCGAACCCATGAAGGCCTTTTCGAAACCGAGCCCGACGACCAGCGCCAGATAGGTGATGCCGAAAGCATAAAGCACGACCACGCCGCCGATCAGGCTGGCGACGAAAAAGCCGATGCCCTGTGTGAGAGCAGACTGGCCGCGATTGACGAGTTTTTCCGAGAGCGTGCCGGTGACGAAAACCGCCGCGATCCAGCCGATCAGGAAGCCCGTGGTCGGCGTGGTGAAGATGGAAAGACCACCGCGTCCGCCCGAAAGCACAGGCAGGCCGATGGCGGCAATCAGGATCGTCAGGAGAACCGCCAGCGTACCGCGCTTTGCGCCCAGCACGACACCGGCCAGCATGACGCCGAGCGACTGCGCGGTGATCGGCACGGGGATGAAACCGAGCGTGATCGGCGGCAGAAGCCCGAGTGCGATGATGATGGCGGAAAACAGCGAAATCAGCACAAGGTCGCGGGTCGTCATGGCTCGGAAACTCCGGATGGTTATCTGGCCGTCAGCTTTGGCCTCTGAAACCGCGCGCGTCAATGGCGTCGGCAATGGCATCGGCATCCTTCAACGTCATAATGACGAGCGGCACGATAATGGTGGCCATCCGCAGGGGCAGGCCGCGTGCCCGGTGCGCATCACGCACCGCATGGTAACGGTTGACGATTTCAGGCACGAAACGCACGACGAGCCCGACCGCAAGCCCGATATCGGCGGCCTTCACCAGCCCCAGCCTTTCCAGCGGGGCGGCGGCAAGCGCGATCTCGTCCATGAATTGCGAAATGCTGACGGTGATGGTGACGGCGGTGGCAAGCAGCGCCAGCGCCGTCAGCCGCAAAAGATTGACTGTCGCATCATGGGTCGGAAGCAAAAGATAGCTGAAGACCGCGACGAGGAAGATGGTCAGCATCACCGGCCGCAGCCGCAGGCCGATGTCCTTGAAGGGCAGCCGCGTAGCGCCCAGAATGAAGGCGGCCAGAACCGTCGCGCCTGCGAGAACCAGCAGATCGCGGGTGAGGAACAATGCGATGCTGAAACCCATGAGCGCCAGAAGCTTGATGCGCGGCGAGACGCGGTAGAGCCAGCCGGTGCCTTCCACATGCAGTGATTTCATCGCGATGCCACCTCCAGATAGCGCGCTACCGCTTCTTCGGGG is drawn from Agrobacterium tumefaciens and contains these coding sequences:
- a CDS encoding pirin family protein — its product is MSFFPGNDPVAGDAFACDAIENLIIPRTSDIGGFAVRRALPTRQRRLVGPFIFFDRMGPAILKAGEALDVKPHPHIGLSTVTYLFDGEIKHRDSLGTELVIRPGDINLMTAGRGIVHSERTPENLRGHPLSMSGLQTWLALPDHMEEIDPAFAHTAKEDMPLIDIKGASGRVVIGEFEGLTSPVSAFTDTLYVDLTLEPGVKFPFSADHEERAIYILSGSLDVAGDIFAADQLLVFRPGDDITLQAGSNGCHIMIFGGAALNQRRYIWWNFVSSSKERIEQAKQEWRTGRFDIVPGDEEEFVPLPEG
- a CDS encoding exodeoxyribonuclease VII small subunit — translated: MTENANTADVSGYSFEKAVAELESIVARLERGDVALDESIAIYERGEALKKHCETLLNAAEKRIEKIRLDRAGKPQGVEALDGE
- a CDS encoding histone deacetylase family protein, translated to MATRLYEHPIFLEHITPSGHPERPDRLRSLNIALEHPNFERLERKEAPQANEDAVLLVHPEEHLLAIMRQIPEEDGEINRVEADTYVSQKSLQAALTGIGAAMAAVDDVFTGAADNVFVAARPPGHHAETAKAMGFCLFNNVAIAARHAQKAHGAERVAIIDWDVHHGNGTQDIFWNDTSVLFCSTHQMPLYPWSGDKNETGVKNNIVNAPLSPNTGSEYFREAFKSRVLPAIADFSPDLILISAGFDAHHRDPLAQINLVGEDFDWATGRLLEMADKYASNRVVSLLEGGYDLEGLAESAAMHILRMMKG
- a CDS encoding biotin transporter BioY; this translates as MTTRDLVLISLFSAIIIALGLLPPITLGFIPVPITAQSLGVMLAGVVLGAKRGTLAVLLTILIAAIGLPVLSGGRGGLSIFTTPTTGFLIGWIAAVFVTGTLSEKLVNRGQSALTQGIGFFVASLIGGVVVLYAFGITYLALVVGLGFEKAFMGSLAFIPGDALKAVLAALAGRAVMAGYPLLPQRV
- a CDS encoding energy-coupling factor transporter transmembrane protein EcfT, translated to MKSLHVEGTGWLYRVSPRIKLLALMGFSIALFLTRDLLVLAGATVLAAFILGATRLPFKDIGLRLRPVMLTIFLVAVFSYLLLPTHDATVNLLRLTALALLATAVTITVSISQFMDEIALAAAPLERLGLVKAADIGLAVGLVVRFVPEIVNRYHAVRDAHRARGLPLRMATIIVPLVIMTLKDADAIADAIDARGFRGQS